Genomic segment of Arachis hypogaea cultivar Tifrunner chromosome 16, arahy.Tifrunner.gnm2.J5K5, whole genome shotgun sequence:
ATATCATTCTCCTCTGGAGTTTTATTGAGGTCAAAGGTTACGATGGAAGGTTGGTGTCCTTTAGAGACAACCTCATCAGAACTATCTGGCGCAACGTCATCTTCGAGCATTGAATCTTGAACCACCTCACCAGTCTCTTCCGAAACTTCTAAAGTCTTTTCCCGAGACAAACCTGACGGATACACCAAAAGCAAACAAGTTATTAGAAGtcacaaattttacaaaaaacaAAGCACAAAATAGCGCCATGTTATAAACTGCTGGTTTGGCTTACGTTCCCATAGTTTCGTAAGACGTCTTTCTATAAGAGTGAATTCCTCCCGAGACGCCGTTTCAAGTTCAACTTGCAGACTATTCTGATATCGTGCCTGCACAAGAACATGCCAAAATCAGCCAGACCAATCAGAAATATATATCAGTAATGGACATGCTTGACAAATTTGAATTGACATGGTGGTATATATCAGAAATATAGGTCAAAAATATATACCAAGCTGTTCctccatttctttctttctttcttta
This window contains:
- the LOC112757038 gene encoding uncharacterized protein — its product is MFIELLQYLPEYRKKFGFGFMTSTNLHLSQQILEEVQARYQNSLQVELETASREEFTLIERRLTKLWERLSREKTLEVSEETGEVVQDSMLEDDVAPDSSDEVVSKGHQPSIVTFDLNKTPEENDIC